Below is a genomic region from Ketogulonicigenium vulgare WSH-001.
AACACCAACGCCAACGACTTGAAATTGCGCGACAACCGCGCCGTGATGTTCCGCCATTTCGGTGTCATGGCAGGATCGGGCAATATCGTCAGCAACAACCACTTTTTCGCGGGCGATTCCGAAGGGACGGGCATCCGGTTCGGCGGTTTGGTCATCACGCTGCCGAACCCGCGCATGACGATTGTCGGCAATTACATCGACAACAATTCGATTGAATGGACCAATGAACATTCCTCAAGCCCTGCGCTCGGCAATCAGTTCAGCTTTAGCGGCCTGACGATCACCGGCAACAATTTCACCGCCGGGAATGTGGCGACATGGTTTAGCTGGATCGTGATCAAGCCTTACGGCGCGGGGCATTACATTCAGGGGCTGACGGTGAATGACAACGTGTTCCGCACCATCGCGGGCACGGTCGAGCGGGTCGAGCGGGTGGATACCACGTTTGCCGACCTCGATTTCAGCCGGATCCGCAATGTGCAATTCACCGGCAATGTCTTCAACGCGGTGACGAACGAGACGCGCAACCCCCTCAGCGTCACGCATAGCCAGACCTCGGAAAGCCGTACTTGGCTGATCAGTGGCGGATCGAACCTGCCCTTCAATGGCCGCCTGCGCACGGTCGAGGCACTGGTCCCGCTGGGCGCGATCACCACATCGAACGGCGGATCGGTCTATGAAAGCCCGCTGGTCGATGTCGAATATGGCACCGGCAACCGGCAGGCGCGGCTGACCTTTGGCGCGACGTGCAAGGGCACGATGCGCTGCCTTGTGCGCATGGATAACCCGAACTGACGGGGCAGGGGCGGCGCTGCCGCCCCTTTTCCTTTGCGCGCGCCTCGCCTAACTTGCCGCTTATGCTGCACGAACCCGCCCGCCTGCCCCATGAACAGCCCCGCTCGGTCGGGCAATTGGTGATCACCGCGAAATATGCGGAGGGGCGCTCGCGTCTGGACGAGTTGCGCCAGCAAGGGTCGTTCCGCGCGCTGTTTCCGCATGGCGCACGCGGCGATGTGCTGGCGATCATGCTGAACACATCGGGCGGCGTCACCGGCGGCGACCGCTTTGATACCGAGGCTGTCGCAGGCGCGGGCGCCGCCTTGACCCTATCCACACAGGCCGCCGAGCGTGCCTATCGCATCGCGGGCGACCGCCCCGGCAGCATTACCACCCGCCTGCGGGCCGAGGCGGGCGCGACCCTGCACTGGCTGCCGCAGGAAACCATCTTGTTTGACGGCGCGGGGCTGGACCGCGATTTGCACATCGACATGCACCCTAGCGCGCGTGTTGTCCTGTGCGAGCCGCTGATTCTGGGCCGCCGCGCGATGGGCGAGCGGGTGACATCGGCCCATCTGACCGACCGCTGGCAGGTGCATCGCGGCGGCGAGTTGATCTTCCTTGATACATTGCGTTTGCGCGGCCCCGTGCAGGATCTGGCCGATCGGATCGGCATCGCCGATGGCGCGACGGCCATGGCGCAGGTCATGCTGGCCGCGCCGGACGCAGATGCTGAACTTTTACGCATTCGCACGCTTTTGCCGCCCACGGCGGGGGCCAGCCTTGTGCGGGACGGCGTTTTGTTTATCCGTATTCTAGCCGAAGACGGCTATGCGCTGCGCCGCAGCCTCGTGCCGATTTTAGAAGTCTTAACCCGCGCCCCGCTGCCTCGAACTTGGAGCCTTTGACATGCAACTGACCCCCCGTGAAAAGGATAAGCTGCTGATTTCCATGGCGGCCGAGGTGGCCCGCCGCCGCCTGTCGCGCGGCGTCAAGCTGAACCACCCCGAGGCGATTGCCCTGATCACCGATTTCGTGGTCGAGGGCGCGCGCGATGGCCGCTCGGTCGCGGATCTGATGCAGGCGGGCGCCCATGTCATCACCCGCGCCCAATGTATGGAGGGCATCGCCGAGATGATCCATGACGTGCAGGTCGAGGCGACCTTTCCCGATGGCACGAAACTCGTGACCGTCCATAACCCGATCCGCTGACAGGGGGCCCTGATGATACCCGGAGAGATTTTCCCCGCCGATGGCGATCTGATCCTGAACGCTGACCGCGAGGCCATCACCCTGATGGTCGCCAATACCGGTGACCGGCCCATTCAGGTCGGCAGCCATTACCATTTCGCCGAGGTGAACCCGGCGCTCGATTTCGACCGCGCCGCCGCGCGCGGCATGCGCCTTGATATCGCCGCGGGCACCGCTGTCCGGTTCGAGCCGGGCCAGCGCCGCGATGTGCATCTGATCCCGCTGTCGGGCGCGCGCATCGTGCATGGGTTCAACGCGCTGATCGCCGGTCCGCTTTAGGGAGTTCGCCAGATGTCTACGAAAATTTCCCGCGCCGATTACGCCGCGATGTATGGCCCGACGACGGGCGACAAGATGCGCCTTGCCGACACCGAATTGGTGATCGAGGTCGAGCGTGACCTGACCGCGCTGAACGTGGGCGCGGCGGTCAGCGGCGGCTCGGGCGCGAATGCGGCGATCTACGGCGAGGAAGTGAAATTCGGCGGCGGTAAGGTGATCCGCGACGGCATGGGCCAAAGCCAGGTGACCCGTGCGGGCGGGGCGGTCGATACCGTCATCACCAATGCGCTGATCATCGACCATACCGGTATTTACAAGGCCGATGTCGGTCTGCGCGATGGTCGCATCCACAAGATCGGCAAGGCCGGCAATCCCGACACGCAACCGGGCGTCGATATCATCATCGGCCCCGGCACCGAGGCCATCGCGG
It encodes:
- a CDS encoding urease subunit gamma — translated: MQLTPREKDKLLISMAAEVARRRLSRGVKLNHPEAIALITDFVVEGARDGRSVADLMQAGAHVITRAQCMEGIAEMIHDVQVEATFPDGTKLVTVHNPIR
- a CDS encoding urease accessory protein UreD, translating into MLHEPARLPHEQPRSVGQLVITAKYAEGRSRLDELRQQGSFRALFPHGARGDVLAIMLNTSGGVTGGDRFDTEAVAGAGAALTLSTQAAERAYRIAGDRPGSITTRLRAEAGATLHWLPQETILFDGAGLDRDLHIDMHPSARVVLCEPLILGRRAMGERVTSAHLTDRWQVHRGGELIFLDTLRLRGPVQDLADRIGIADGATAMAQVMLAAPDADAELLRIRTLLPPTAGASLVRDGVLFIRILAEDGYALRRSLVPILEVLTRAPLPRTWSL
- a CDS encoding urease subunit beta; this encodes MIPGEIFPADGDLILNADREAITLMVANTGDRPIQVGSHYHFAEVNPALDFDRAAARGMRLDIAAGTAVRFEPGQRRDVHLIPLSGARIVHGFNALIAGPL